CTAAGCGCAATCAGCTCTTATATGAAATGCATTCATAATCTGCTATCTTCTGCTAGCAGACATTATCTCTTTGTTCTGTATTTCTCATCAATCATGTGTCTTCAGTTGAAAGCTGCTGCTCATGCTGTTGGAGAAGCTGGCTTGAAGGATAAGTTTGCAGCAGCTAGTGAAAGTATTCATCGTGGGATAATGTTTGCAAATTCATTATATCTCTGAGGTTGTGGAGAACTGCTGATGCTTTTCTGCAAGTGCCGACTAGTACAAGCGTGTCTCATCGCCTAAAGCCAATATTGTGGTTTGCCGTTGtagttctaaaattaaaaggtaAGTTGTTTACTATTGGCTACCAATATTCTCCATCCAAAATAAAGTTGTCAATCTGTAATATTTTAGTGTATGTAAAAGGAAGTGTCGAAACAATAGGTTGAAGGGACAAGAGTAATTTAGTTGTAGCTAAATTCGTGTTGACGCAAATGCAATGACATTATCAGTATAAACTAGAAATGGCAATGGGAAACGAATGTATGGAGATCAAACGACTATGTGGGCGATACTCACTCAAAAACACTAGCTTCGATCGTAAGGGTTAGAAAAACTGCAACAGTTGAACGCAACTGATGGCGTGTTTAACACGTTCAGcatgttatatattttcaacttcAATCGATTatttttaggaataattacgaCGCACCCTCCTGaggtttattgtaattatatataagactCGTCGTGGTTTAGGAGATTGTATCTAATACCTCTAATATTTGTTTCAGTCTGATAAAAGAATTTCTTGATTAGTGAAAATTCTCtaaatttgcttatattaataaaaataattaaatggaaGTTCATACTCACtgtcgattgacttattatgcttattgaaaattaaataaattttgtaaaccaaattattattgtacaTCTTGACACGCGCCAATGTATGCTAGAATGTGTATTTGCAACGGTGTAACGGTAGTTTGGTATTAAATGCAATCTTTTTAAactaaatgcaattttttaaactacatcaagtttatacataattataagggCAATGAAATCATcccttattattaaaatatttcagaaaacctacattataaaaacttacaaaaataatttgccTTCAAAAGTATTTGAATGTGGAAAAAGTGGTATTATGAcataaaattagtataatatttactGGTTACAAATATCACCTGAAGAAGCCTTTTTTATTGAAACTTTTTCTTCCTCAACTCGTACACACTTTATAAGATATGAGAATACGAATTTATTGAAGTTTTGAGGGGCCAATCCGCATTTATTGGAAATTGAGGGGGCGAACTGGTTACTACTCTTTACACACATCAACCAGCGCCTTCTTTCCCTGCACGAAACTCCGGTTTTGTTCCACTCTCCTTCTTCCAGAAGTCGTTAGGGATTCAATTCTCTGCTGTTAGACTACTCCTGTGTAAGCTCATTAATCGATATCCCTTGTAAGCATCATGGACGGGATTTCCGGCGATCTGAACGCTCCACACTCGATGGGGACTACCATAATCGGCGTCACCTACAACGGCGGCGTTGTTCTGGGCGCCGACTCTCGCACAAGCACCGGTAGCTCTTTGacactaattatatttgtctAATATTTTGAAGTAATTGTTTTTCGTTATACTTGATGGCTGCTTCTTATTAGGAAATCTTGTGTTATGGTCATTTGTAGGGATGTATGTGGCGAATAGGGCATCCGATAAGATCACTCAGTTGACAGATAATGTCTACATCTGCCGCTCTGGTTCGGTGAGAGTTCACACAATTGCCTTGTTTTTTATCGTTTTTTGGTGGGATGATAGGTTTTTGCgttctttatttgttaaattcttTTTGGACTGTTTTTCCCCTAGTTTCAGGGTTTGagtgtattatttttaaggcATTTTAAAGTTTTGGAACTTCTTGATGAAAAGCTTGCTTCTCCTCTCGTGTTGTTCACTGAATTGTGTATCTGCTCTTTGAATTAGAAAATTACTTGATGGtagctttaaaatataaagattgtttatgttgtaatttttcattaacttGATTTCTATCTTATTCTCATAAGTTTGATGTACTATTACCCATGCTTGAGGGTAGTCAGTATGGAACTTTGGTCAGAGTATTTTGCTAGTTATTAGCGACATCTCGTACATAAGTAGCTGTTTTTCCACAGGTTTTGATAGAGTTACAATGGAACAAGAGTTGCTTTTTTTTGCAACTCTTGGTTATATCTTGAGTTATAAAATGGGCTGTCTTTTGGCGCTCGTAGTCTGTTTGGTGCTTCAGACTTCCTCTTAATTTTGTCCTTCCATGGtgaatttgttcaatttttttcacattgaAACACTTTAGTTccattttaagtttaattgatGCAACATTCTCCTTTCATGGGTTCTGTTGTTGATAGTGAACCCCCTTCCAGCTTCCCACAATTAGCCGCAAATTTCATGGTTTGGATTCATAGTTCTCACTGCATAATTTGATAAGCTGTACAGTTGGTAAATTGacctttcctttcttttgaaTATCACGTTTTCCCTTAATTCTTTTGATCAGGCAGCAGATTCACAGATTGTTTCAGATTATGTTCGCTACTTTCTCCATCAACACACGTAAGTTGATACTTCATACTTAACAGAATATTCCGTATCATCATCCCGCTCTACTGTTCATTTGCTGTCTTGATATGTATTGATCAGTCAAAAGCCCAGTACTTTTGTTGAGCCCCTAAATTTCACATCATCTACGCTGCAAACACTTGAAGAACATTCTGGTTGAAATTTATGTTTGTCTCAGAATAAGCTTAAtatgaaaagcaaaaatgtGATGTGGTCCTcgtataataataatggagACTGTATTTGACCAATTTTGTTTCGATGTAACATGGCATCATCATTTCCGCTATCTCTTTGCTACTCATAGTCTGCTTATGCACCTCATGAACAAAAGTTgaatctatatatgcatgtcaaAAAAGATGAAGTTGAATCTATATTAGTATGTTGGTTTGCCTTTTAAGTAATAGTTGTGGTTTTCTATCCAGCTTTTGCTTGATCACAGTTGGCTTTTGTTATTTCCAGaaattttatctatatatgttgagATGAAGTTAAGTTTGGTTTTAGAAGTTTTGGGGAACCAGTTCACCACAGTTCGACTCTGTTGCTCTTTATATACTCAGTTCTGGTTGATGATATTTGATGTCACAATCCCTCTTCAACTGTACTTATTAGGAGTTTCTGGATGAAAGAACTGTTTCTAGTCTTATAATTTCCCTCCTAAATACACCAAAAATCATATTACTGAGAAGTGGGTTTCACTAACTGGATTGCACCACTTGGTGAATTAAGACTTCTCAAAAAGTTAACAAAATGAACCTTCTATAAATTGCTCGGTGTTGCAGGATACAGCTTGGCCAGCCTTCAACTGTAAAAGTTGCTGCAAACCTCGTCAGATTATTATCCTATAATAACAAGGTTTGTCATATCTATAAGTTGTGAATCTATGTGCCCTTTCAAGTTGAATGTTATTTCTTCTACAAAGTTCATTAGCAGAAGTATTTTCCTGGTTCTACTGATTTCTTGAAGTTGGCAtagtatttgatcaaaatgaaATAGTCAAGAGCCTGCCCTTAATCTTGTCGGTCATTTGAAATTCCTTTATCCACTGTTAATTTTGCTTTATGCTTTCAGTTATGATTCTGAGCAATTTGTTGGAGGGAggtgtttaattatttttaatctttaatttGTGCTATTCTATTGATTTTGCAGAACATGTTGCAAACTGGCCTGATTGTTGGTGGATGGGATAAGTATGAAGGGGGTAAAATTTATGGAATACCACTGGGAGGAACTGTTTTAGAGCAGCCTTTCACTATTGGAGGTCTGCTTTTGTCATTTGTTACTTTATGTGTTTCTTGTCTGGTTTTCCAGCTATATCTGAGATATTGAATGTTCCTACATGGCATATGACCTTGAATCTATACAGTGCTAAGTCAAGCTGGTTAAATCATACACGATCTAATTTGTAGTGCTGTGACCAAAATACCCAATTATTCACTGTGTATATATCACTTTATGAGATGATGGTTGCACATTTTCAGTAACTTTTGAGCTATTTCATTTGCTGAAGCCTTGATGTACTGATAGGTGACTACCGAATTAGATATTCATTATTCCATTGTAACTTAttcactatttatatttttcttaatttgatAGGTTTTATATGACATgtataaaagtaataaatatatattttagtattttgctgGTAAATTGGCATAAACTAAGAGTTGTATGTTTCAGGTCTGCACTTCCCATTGAGATgcccaaattatcctttttcGTATCTAGAGTTATTTTGGAGATCCATTATCCATGTTTCTTCATAAGGATTGTTTAACATTTAAGAattaagattgaatttttccaCTTTGCCTCCTGAATTCTTCAATTACTTAAGGCTTGGTTTGCTGCTTTCAATTTACATGGCAGGTGAAATGTTTGCACTCACTTAGAGGggcaaatattatattttaattctttcttgTATTTCAGGGTCTGGCTCTACCTATTTGTATGGTTTCTTTGATCAAGTTTGGAAGGAAGGAATGACTCAAGATGAAGCTGAGGTGTGTATtatatctttgtttttatcaAGTTAGAAGAGTTTCAGAGTCCATTCTGAAGATCTTTTCTTCAATTGAATTCCTTCTAGTATTTGTGAATGTATGAACAAGAGCTCAACATGTGAAGCTTTTCATTATCAGGAATTTCTGAAATTCACAAGTGATTTGCATACTGGTCTACATAGTTCCACAGCTCATTACTTATGCCTTGTTTAGCTTCTTTTGTACTTGACTATTAGCCTAACTTGAAGATTTTTCTCAGAAACTGGTCGTGAAAGCAGTATCTCTTGCCATTGCTCGGGATGGTGCCAGTGGTGGGGTTGTTCGAACTGTGACTGTGAGTTCCTTTCTGATGATGAACGATGCTTTCGAGTAAAATAGTGTTGATTCCCACCCCTCCATAAATTGGAAAATTAGATGTCTGCTTGCTCTCTTTTGTTGTTGCTAGCAGTTCCATCGCTTCAGCTACTTGCTATGCATGATGATATTGGAATGAAAACAGTTTTGGCAACTatgctaattatatattagttgCCTTATGGAATTCTAGAAATGCTCTGGGAGTGATTATTTAACACAGAGTTCATAATAGCGACTGTATGTGTTGGTTATAATACTATCATAGCAAACTTATGAATTTCAGTAACTGGTTCGAACAATCAGATAGTCTGTGTGACAGTTGGGATGTTTCTTTACTTTACTATCCCCGATTCCGTTTCCTGGATGGATCAATAGTTTTTGACCTCTTATTGCAGATTAACAAAGATGGGGTCACTAGGAAGTTTTACCCTGGGAACACCCTCCCTTTATGGCATGAAGAATTGGAGCCGAAGGATTCAATGTTGGATATATTGTCATCAGCCAGTCCTGAACCAATGGTCAGTTGAAGGAAAGATCATTCACCAAAAATGTTAGTGGCATTTGCTGCCACACTCTTCGCTCATCAACGCGTTAACAAACTGGACTTTGTATGTCAGTTGTAACTTCAGTTTGTTCCCCTAAAATTTGATcaagtttctttctcttgATAGTTGAAGTTTGATTCTCTGGATAGCCTTTTCTGTTACAACAATTGAATTTCTACCTATGCTTTTCAGCGACTCATCACCATCTGctacattattataatattaggaaaaatttAGATCTTCATAACAGCcagaatttcatttttgtacgAAATTCTTCATAGTTGCAACTCAAGACTTTAGGACTACTCTACATACATAATGCAATACAGCAGGTGTTCTGTTTTATACATCAGTGAAGATatagaacaaagaaataatttttgtgcTTCTATTAGTACAATTCACTCTCggattacaaaattttgtttttccattGCCCATCAGATAATACAAGTCATCATTAATATGTTAAGATGTCATCGAAAAGTTAACTGAAATATCTAAACATCTATACAATTGGAAACTATATCATGCATACAGAACTTAAGCTCTTAATTTCTACAGAAAGAGGTTTTTACGTGAAACAAAGACGGAGAAATGCAGAGGCTTGGATCTATTTCTACATTTACCGGCTTGGACTAAGATACACGGTGGGCTCCTAGGCCTGAAAAAAAGAACAGGAATTAGATGCTTTGCCCTCTTCTCTACTTCTAATAAGCAACTACCGGCTTTGGTCCTGGCGATGAGTCACTACTATGTCTGCTCTTTCATTCCATCACAGCAAGTGGACAGGAAATCAGAACTTGGGATGCTAGACTCTTGCCACACTAGTGGTATCGAGCAACGGAACTCCGCCAATGTGCTGTTGGATAAGCTTTCCATGTGGACAAACAGGTTAAAAGCTTTATCCAACTAATTCACGCCATTATCGGAGCTGCTGCAAGCTTGGTTTGGAAGGACGCTATTTCCAAAATCTCCATCCAAGCTCATTTGCTGGACCTCCTGAGGAGAAAGGATCTTTATGCAACGAACACAGGTCACAAATTCCCTGAAGGCATTAGCATACAAAACGTATTAGCGTTGAAGGAGAATGTTTGATGTTTACAGATAGCAGATGAGACATTGGGTAAAGTGTGAAAACGTACTCCCAAGGATCATCACCAACTAGCAAGACGTCATTCTCATGATCCACGTAAACAAGTTTCCATCCTATTCTCTGTCGGTCCTCAAGTTGTCCCTCTATACCAAATCTTCGAGCCAGATCTTGTTTAAGCTCATCATAGCCTGAGTAGCGTGCAATGTCAATTGATCTTCCAACAGCTCCCCGTTTGTACACCTTCAAGAAAAAACTTCCCACGTTAGCAAAGGAGAACTTGAGCATACATAAAGGAGGTTAACATTTATATCCCTGAACATTGATAATAAAATGCCAACCTTTGTATACGTCCGCATCCTTGGCATCTGTGGTGGAGCCCAAGCACCTCTATTCATGAAGCTACCATCGTTTATAGTGGAATCAATGGAGTTGAACGTCATATCTGGAACTCCAAATGATTGGGAAACCATAGATGACGAGAGTTCGGGTTGAGCCTCCTTGGGGTTCTCATAGCTAGAAAGCATGCCTCCTCCAGACGAGAGATTATTTGTGAAATCTTTACCTGATCCCACCATGTCCTTTGTCATCAATGGCTCAGGCATCATGGGCATCCCCAACTGGTTGTCAATGTTAGCTCCGAAAGCTACGTTGCCCCTTGGATCGCCCTGTACTTCGCCATCCTGGCTTGCATCTCTAAACAGCATCGATTGAGAATTGAATGACATGGAGTTGTTGTTCGGAGGTATCTGTACATCATTCTGAGAAAGAACTGATGTTGCCGATGATGAACTATCCAAATAATCCACTTGGGTTCCAGTAGCATTAAGGTATGTTTGCGAAGCAAAAAAACCTTGGTTCTGGTCTTTTGGCACGTTCAGCAAGGGTTTAACATCAGCTTTTGGCTGTaaatctttaattaaattaccacTAGAAGACAGTGTCTCTAAACCATTTGGATTTAACAGAGTGGCAGAAGACTGAGCAATCTCATCACCTACTAATGCAGCTCGGTGGTTTCTGCTATTCATTATTGACTGGACTGCATTTGGACTGTTGTTTGTGGATGGTGAAGTCGAACAAGACGGAACATCGTCAGTAACTGCAGATTGACCTCCACCAGCAGCTCCAGTCAATAAACTGCTACCACCAACAGAAGGCTGATTGTTAATTGGATTTAAAGTAGGCCCCATATGTCCAGGCAACTCTGGTAGTATCCCAgattgctgctgctgttgttgAAGTTTTGGTTGCTGAGGTGGTTGCGCAAACCGGAGGTTCGTTTGGCTATTATTTCTTGTCATCTGCTGAGCAAGAACATGCGACTGAGGGAGCATACTCGATGTTCCTTGAGATGTCTCCAACATTTGGTTCGTCGACATAGACCTGGAGAAGTTTGGTTGGACATCTAAAAGCTGCTTCTGGTGATCTTGGAGTTGTGTCAGTTGAGTTGGCTGTTGCATTGCCGACTGCTGTGCCAACAGTGATTGCTGCTGTTGATGGAGCTTCTGTAAAAGTTGAAGCTGTATTTGGTTCTCTGAAACATGCAATTGTTGGTTTATGATATCAGAGGGCTGAGACGGAATTAGATTTTGCTGTTGAGGGTGGCTCAGAATCTGCTGTTGCtgttgttgttgctgctgctgagGCAGATTTTGTGCAAGATTTCTCTGAAGTTGATGGTTTAGAAGAGACTGTTGCTGctgaagaaaattttgagctTGGACAGGAGTCTGTGACTGCAAGACCTGAGGCGGAACTTGGCCAGTCTGTAAAGTTTGGCTGACTAAGTTCTGTCTTGGCGGTTGACTAATATCAGTCAACTGCTGTTGCGGCTGTATAATTGAGCCTAATGGGTTCAATGAAGAAGATGGCAGCTTTTGGAGTTGATCGAGCTGTTGTACTGGTTGGGTTGGCCTCTGCGCATTGAACTGTAAGTTGTTCTGCTGAGGAAGTTGAGTTCCAGGCAAGCATAATTGCCGTGAAATATCTGTACCGGCAAGGTTTTGCAGAACAGAACTAGATAACGAACTCATATAGTTTGGTTGCATTTGGTTAGCCAGAGAGGGGTTTGGCTGCATGTTCATCCACTGGACTAAGCTCAGGCCAGCCAGAGCTTGGGGGTCTTTGAGGCCAAAGTCATCACCAAGCCATGGCATTGTCCTCCTGAATAAGTTGTCTAGATCAGAGGAATCGTCATCTGCAAGGAGAACATGGTAGATTTTTCAGGCCTTCTGCAAGTCATTGTTGGGctataacttaattttacaAGCATCTTCAATGTTTCATTCAATGCGCAGGAGTCCGTGGAACGAGCCACAGAACGTGAAACGTAATTAACGGGAAGCANNNNNNNNNNNNNNNNNNNNNNNNNNNNNNNNNNNNNNNNNNNNNNNNNNNNNNNNNNNNNNNNNNNNNNNNNNNNNNNNNNNNNNNNNNNNNNNNNNNNNNNNNNNNNNNGAACGGAAGAAAGGTGGAGTTGGGCAGATGAAAAATGGAGCAGTTACTGGTTCGATCTCCCAAATGGAAACACGATTACGCCTTTCACCAGCAGTCGACTCATCCCAGCCAACCTGCTTGTACAAAAAGTAAGTATCCAATGCATATCTTCCTACAACCAAtgcttatttttcataaaaatagaaggaatgaagcaaaaaacaaagaaacttTATCTAGGACGAAAAGAGCATATTTCCTGATCTTACCTGTAAGTTGCGCCATTGGGAGTTCTTCCATCTGACTGGATCCAAGTCACTGATTCCAGTTATTGTACCCATATATCTGCAGGACGCAGGTGAATTTAATGCAGGTTAACATAAAGAAGAGGTAGACTTTATCAAACCTTTTATTTGCTGGGAGAAAAGAAATGCACAGTTTCTAAGATGGGCTTAGAAGTTGAATAGATGTACCAAGAAGTACATAAATTTGAAGCAAAAATGGAATTTCTTTGTTAGATGATTTTCAGAGCAAACAGAGAAACCAACAGCAATTGAGCATAAAAGGGGCCTACATTACCTTCTTGTCCCTGATTCTTCAGTTTCAAACATCATGCGGAAGCGCATGCCAAGAGATATTTGGTTACTGCAAACTGCTTTATAGTACTTGGCTAACGGGATGACAAATTCTGATGGACTAGCCCTGCTCAAAATTCAGAAGTAGATGAGAACACAGAAAGAAACAATGTGAACGCAAATGATAAAAGGTTCCCATAGGTGAACCAAATCCAACAACAGCATGGTTAAAGATGAGCCAATTTACCTTGGATTGTAAAAAACAGTGAACGGGCTATTATTTGCAGCAGCATGGGCAGCTGCAGCAAGAATTCCAATATGCATGCTATCACTTGACAACACTGATGAGGACAAGTTGGTTGGTTGTCTGTTAGCCCGTCTAATGCCCAAAAGAAGCTGCTGCTTTTCGTCCCTGtttgcaagaaaaagaaatccttTTCACATAAGACAGCTCAAGGACAACATGAGCAATTACTTATATCTCTGTAGTAACTGATTGACAAGCAAGGCCTCAGAGAAACTAGCTGATCATTACCTGATAAATAAGACCGAGTCACCTGCAAATAACCTTTTTCCACTGACGAAAAGGCTCCACCCAGTGGTGAGCAAGTGACGCTTTGGTTGTCCTGAAATGCAATCATCGTGTTTTTTagtatcaaaattgaaatagtgCTTTGAACAGTATACAAAAATGGAAGCACAAGAAAAGCTGCAAACTGAATTTACCCCGATAAATATGGCGAAATGTCCAGACATTATCGTGTAAATCCCGGGCCACAAGCTCTTGTGCCGGTGGTTGCATTGTGAAGTCCTGGAACAAGATGACCGCTCTCAGAAATAGATATAATCTAAGAATTGCCAACAATGCAATAGGGATAAAGATTCCTCTTACTAACCAGTGGAGGGAAAATCTTTTCTGCAGCTCGTCGAGGGACAGAAAACCCCCCATGAGTGCTAGTATCACTTGCAGTCAAGGTTTTACAGAAAAACTCCGTTTGTGGTTTATTTGCTTTAATTGATAGATCTGACCTCAGTAAAGCATCCTTGTCAAACTGCAAATAAATGACACAGTCAGTTATTTATCGCCAAAATGAAGCACACTGAACAAGTACTGATGAATAGGTACAATTCTCAAGTCACTGCCCAGATCACGTGGCTTTCCAATATCTTCAAGATTTTCATAAAGTAGCAAACAGAAGCACAAAAACCTACCGAAGGCACCGGCTGCAGCGTCATTTGGGCATATACTTCATCTGTCTCTGGATCAGCCTAACAGATACGTAAAAGTAACCACAGTGATTACTCACATTCAAAGAATCTTAAACTCGACATGTTTCCaaggagaaaaagaagccGTCTAGTTGAAGGAAGCATACATGCAAAGTGACATTGTGAAGGAGGCACAGTAGTTTTGATGGAAGATTCGGATAGTTTGGTATTTGAGCATCTATATCCTTTTTCATAGACGCAGCAACctgaaaatccaaaattacACAAGAAAATCAGTCCACCAAAACCATCAACATACGACACAAAACACGTATTTCCACTAGCGAAAGTAATGAACCAAATTCATCACCACATAACACCATCTTTCTTGACAAAATGCACGTGTAAGAACTTTATCGCTCTCGATCATAGCAAAACACAAGATTCGAACGCAATAGTTTGCAATATTTACACCCACAAAGCAAACACATAAAAGGCCAAATTGATCAATATCTCCATCATACTTCAAGAAACACCATCCTTTGCTTATGAAGTCACTTTGTTCATTGCATATGCACATTTTAAAAGATTGAACacactaattaatttgtcTGAATATAAACTTCAACCCCAGAATTTAACCATTCTTGCATACACCAAATTGTTCAAAATACTTAATATTATCttgtgatataattatgatacaGTTAATTATAAGGTATTTAAATGATGTGGAACAGTGAGATAAGGCAACTCGATACACCCCCccacaaaacaaatataataataataaagagagagagtaaGGAAAGGAAAATCCCCATCCAACAACCCACACCCCAGCATAACTGGGCACATTAGCATGGTCCAGCAGGTATTGTCCCTATTACTCTGTCCTTTTTGTTCTCTCTTTCCCCTTTTTAATCTGAGTTATCAGCCCAGTTCTTGAAACTAGNNNNNNNNNNccccccccccccccccccctcacATTTCCAAATCTCATActccaattaattattgtaagcACCAGCTCACAATAGAATAGAAAGGATCCATCCAGACATATAATTTCACAAGCATTTATTAAACAAACTAATAATGAAGACAATCATGGAATCCTGGGCATGTGATCAAATTATGTCGGGAGTCAGCTACTGACAGAGAGGGGGAGGGAGAGGAGTTAAGCAGATGGCACCATAACGGCGCACGTTAGCAGCTGTCACACGGAGAATGAACAGTGGACCGCATACAAGTAGTGGATGCAGGCGGACTGTTACGTTTCAATCATCatcagttaaaaaaaaagaggaaaagaagatTTTAACCTGTTCACTGTGGCCTTGTGGGAAGTAGACGACGTGGGTCCCAGCGGCCGGCAGGTTCACCAGAGGGCCGGCGCACGCTTGCCATAGCTCACTGTTTATACTCTTCTTCTCAACTGCCATTAGCCGGTGCATTTTAGCACAAAGGAAATCAGcaagacaaaaaaaacaaatatacaaacaaaatagggataaaatcaaattagattCCCAGCAAAAGGGCCCCAagttttttcatcttttttggATTTGGGGATAAGAAAATCCACAAGattaatttacagaaaaaaacaAGGAACGGAAGAGATGGTCTTTGGATTCAGCGTCGATGTTTACAATGGGAGCAGTGATGTGTGAGCGTGAATCTGGGAGGGTGAATGTAAAAAAGATGAGACCTTCAGCGGCGGTGGCGGAGGCGTTCGCGGGCTGAGTTCCGACCCCGGTGGTCGGCGTCTTCATTTCTCTTCTTTATCTCCTGCTGCCTCCAGGAACTCCCTTATTTCCAGCTCATAAAATGGCCGGAGTTCTCACAGGAGCCTCATCTTGCCGGAAAAGAGAATCAAGCGAAGAATGGCGACTCCCTCAACAACAAAAgtcaaaagataataaaatctttaacCTTTTGAAGTGATCACACAGATGGCACCTTTCTTGTTCCCTCCTTTACCTGATGAGCAAAGCTCAaacaaaagatttaatttctttatggTCAAAAAATGGGAAACGAAACGGAAAAAAGGGGGTGACCGGCGCCGGAGAGAATAATTTTTCCGGCGAAAAGGGAAAGGGTgggtagagagagaaagtaaCGAGTTTCTAAATTTAAGGGGAGACAAGAGGAGCTTTGGAAAAGGAGGAGATGTTGAGGATAGCGCAGACCAAATGCTGCAGTCTTACTTTTAATTGCCCCCTTTTCCACACTACACCGtccagacacacacacaaaaacatacacgctttctctctctatatatgttatatacgtatgtatgtatatatactgtACCCAgcttttctttctcctcttcttcttcttctcaaacCCCTTTTGCAGGCTCCAATTTCCacctcttttctctctctctctctctctctctctttcacttTCTTTGCTGCTTTCTCTCTCTGCGCTTCTCTTTCTACTCAAAAGTTCTCACCTTTCTTctcttattttatcatatttgcattttcttttatatatattgtaatgtAATAATGTGACGAAGAAATAGCTGTGTGCAGTggttgtatatatgtatgtatctatctctctctctttcttgctcttgtttttctctctctacaata
The nucleotide sequence above comes from Sesamum indicum cultivar Zhongzhi No. 13 linkage group LG11, S_indicum_v1.0, whole genome shotgun sequence. Encoded proteins:
- the LOC105173855 gene encoding proteasome subunit beta type-6, translated to MDGISGDLNAPHSMGTTIIGVTYNGGVVLGADSRTSTGMYVANRASDKITQLTDNVYICRSGSAADSQIVSDYVRYFLHQHTIQLGQPSTVKVAANLVRLLSYNNKNMLQTGLIVGGWDKYEGGKIYGIPLGGTVLEQPFTIGGSGSTYLYGFFDQVWKEGMTQDEAEKLVVKAVSLAIARDGASGGVVRTVTINKDGVTRKFYPGNTLPLWHEELEPKDSMLDILSSASPEPMVS
- the LOC105173856 gene encoding auxin response factor 19 (The sequence of the model RefSeq protein was modified relative to this genomic sequence to represent the inferred CDS: added 29 bases not found in genome assembly); the protein is MKTPTTGVGTQPANASATAAEVEKKSINSELWQACAGPLVNLPAAGTHVVYFPQGHSEQVAASMKKDIDAQIPNYPNLPSKLLCLLHNVTLHADPETDEVYAQMTLQPVPSFDKDALLRSDLSIKANKPQTEFFCKTLTASDTSTHGGFSVPRRAAEKIFPPLDFTMQPPAQELVARDLHDNVWTFRHIYRGQPKRHLLTTGWSLFVSGKRLFAGDSVLFIRDEKQQLLLGIRRANRQPTNLSSSVLSSDSMHIGILAAAAHAAANNSPFTVFYNPRASPSEFVIPLAKYYKAVCSNQISLGMRFRMMFETEESGTRRYMGTITGISDLDPVRWKNSQWRNLQVGWDESTAGERRNRVSIWEIEPVTAPFFICPTPPFFRSKRPRQPGMPDDDSSDLDNLFRRTMPWLGDDFGLKDPQALAGLSLVQWMNMQPNPSLANQMQPNYMSSLSSSVLQNLAGTDISRQLCLPGTQLPQQNNLQFNAQRPTQPVQQLDQLQKLPSSSLNPLGSIIQPQQQLTDISQPPRQNLVSQTLQTGQVPPQVLQSQTPVQAQNFLQQQQSLLNHQLQRNLAQNLPQQQQQQQQQQILSHPQQQNLIPSQPSDIINQQLHVSENQIQLQLLQKLHQQQQSLLAQQSAMQQPTQLTQLQDHQKQLLDVQPNFSRSMSTNQMLETSQGTSSMLPQSHVLAQQMTRNNSQTNLRFAQPPQQPKLQQQQQQSGILPELPGHMGPTLNPINNQPSVGGSSLLTGAAGGGQSAVTDDVPSCSTSPSTNNSPNAVQSIMNSRNHRAALVGDEIAQSSATLLNPNGLETLSSSGNLIKDLQPKADVKPLLNVPKDQNQGFFASQTYLNATGTQVDYLDSSSSATSVLSQNDVQIPPNNNSMSFNSQSMLFRDASQDGEVQGDPRGNVAFGANIDNQLGMPMMPEPLMTKDMVGSGKDFTNNLSSGGGMLSSYENPKEAQPELSSSMVSQSFGVPDMTFNSIDSTINDGSFMNRGAWAPPQMPRMRTYTKVYKRGAVGRSIDIARYSGYDELKQDLARRFGIEGQLEDRQRIGWKLVYVDHENDVLLVGDDPWEEFVTCVRCIKILSPQEVQQMSLDGDFGNSVLPNQACSSSDNGVN